One Microlunatus soli genomic window carries:
- the rplL gene encoding 50S ribosomal protein L7/L12 — protein MAKLSTEELLDNFKEMTLIELSEFVKKFEETFEVTAAAPVAVAAAGAPAQGGGDAAAEDAGSDEVDVILEAAGDKKIQVIKEVRTLTSLGLKEAKDLVEGAPKPVLEKVDKDAAGKAKEALEAAGATVTVK, from the coding sequence ATGGCGAAGCTCAGCACCGAAGAGCTCCTTGACAACTTCAAGGAGATGACCCTGATCGAGCTCAGCGAGTTCGTGAAGAAGTTCGAGGAGACCTTCGAGGTCACCGCCGCCGCTCCGGTCGCGGTTGCCGCCGCGGGTGCACCGGCCCAGGGTGGCGGCGACGCCGCTGCCGAGGACGCGGGCTCCGACGAGGTCGACGTGATCCTCGAGGCCGCCGGCGACAAGAAGATCCAGGTCATCAAGGAGGTGCGCACCCTGACCTCCCTCGGCCTGAAGGAGGCCAAGGACCTCGTCGAGGGCGCACCGAAGCCGGTCCTGGAGAAGGTCGACAAGGACGCTGCCGGCAAGGCCAAGGAGGCCCTCGAGGCCGCCGGCGCCACCGTCACCGTCAAGTGA
- a CDS encoding S8 family peptidase — MFANRTLRLKVLCAGAGLAAIAAAGLPGVANASPDDTGTIRNAGASGAIDNSYIVVMDGATSRSTANAQGVHTEASALAEEYGGKVKRTYSAALRGFSADMSESEAKRLAADPKVKYVSQNGVAHASETWGLDRIDQADLPLDDSYTAPNDGANATAYIVDTGVDMTHPDFEGRATSGKDFVDGDDDASDCQGHGTHVAGTVGSKTYGVAKKVNLVAVRVLDCEGSGSYENIIAGIDWVTQNAADAAVGNMSLGGSQNAALDDAVEKSTAAGVAWSVAAGNESSDACGSSPAAAPSAMTMAASDKEDNLAEFSNFGDCVDAIGPGVDITSTMNGGGTGEMSGTSMASPHGAGALAVERSGNPSESAEDAIAKVTSTASADKIADPAGSPNLLLNVTGLGGGSSADQN, encoded by the coding sequence ATGTTCGCAAACCGCACCCTGAGACTGAAGGTGCTCTGCGCCGGTGCCGGCCTGGCCGCGATCGCGGCCGCGGGGCTGCCCGGCGTCGCCAACGCCAGTCCCGATGACACCGGCACCATCCGCAATGCCGGCGCCAGTGGCGCGATCGACAACAGCTACATCGTCGTGATGGACGGCGCGACGTCCCGGTCGACCGCCAACGCCCAGGGCGTGCACACCGAGGCCAGTGCCCTGGCCGAGGAGTACGGCGGCAAGGTCAAGCGCACCTACTCCGCCGCTCTGCGGGGATTCTCGGCCGACATGAGCGAGTCCGAGGCCAAGCGTCTGGCCGCTGACCCGAAGGTCAAGTACGTCAGCCAGAACGGTGTCGCCCACGCCAGCGAGACCTGGGGTCTGGACCGGATCGACCAGGCCGATCTGCCGCTGGACGACAGCTACACCGCGCCCAACGACGGGGCGAACGCGACCGCGTACATCGTCGACACCGGGGTCGACATGACTCATCCGGATTTCGAGGGCCGGGCCACCAGCGGCAAGGATTTCGTCGACGGTGACGACGACGCCTCCGACTGCCAGGGGCATGGCACCCATGTCGCGGGCACGGTCGGCAGCAAGACCTACGGCGTGGCCAAGAAGGTCAACCTGGTCGCGGTCCGCGTACTGGACTGCGAGGGCTCGGGATCGTACGAGAACATCATCGCCGGCATCGACTGGGTGACCCAGAACGCCGCGGATGCCGCGGTCGGCAACATGAGCCTCGGCGGTTCACAGAACGCCGCACTGGACGACGCGGTGGAGAAGTCCACTGCGGCCGGAGTCGCGTGGTCGGTGGCAGCCGGGAACGAGAGTTCCGACGCCTGCGGTAGCAGTCCGGCGGCGGCGCCGAGCGCGATGACGATGGCCGCGTCGGACAAGGAGGACAACCTCGCCGAGTTCTCCAACTTCGGTGACTGCGTGGACGCGATCGGTCCGGGCGTCGACATCACGTCGACGATGAACGGAGGCGGTACCGGCGAGATGAGCGGTACCTCGATGGCCTCACCACACGGAGCGGGCGCGCTCGCCGTCGAACGCAGCGGAAATCCGAGCGAGTCCGCCGAGGACGCGATCGCCAAGGTGACCTCGACCGCTTCGGCGGACAAGATCGCCGACCCGGCCGGTTCGCCGAACCTGTTGCTGAACGTCACCGGTCTCGGTGGCGGCAGCTCGGCGGATCAGAACTGA
- a CDS encoding M6 family metallopeptidase, protein MTKLRFSPPTRKLAAAAAAGALVATGLAAIPAATVSADPLPRKTATTRPTSDVKDIGPELRKQRDVKLSKAEQRKFAADAPAARSQRRSSAAAETGTGGVPVGGEKNWMILDDTAGYSATSFKLAALGDNIEVWVQTDLNYPSGDCRNDGVRNVVTDEQAQYLADEFDNTMLPKESEFFSTAPARDGSKQTDIGFGGPLWDVIGGGDPNYFVGDGNKTVALISNVRDANYYEPTSPDGATYIAGFFSPTFNEAFDRNVMTIDSYDWLHRTGENPPDETPGGLCSPKQAARPYSYEGTFAHEYQHLLEYYQDGAESTWLNEGLSDYAQTLVGYVDTTIPYGQTGADSHITCYQGFYGSADFPYCGAENSLNRWEDQGSPSILSDYGMAYAFVTYIENQFGRDAISYLHKSKEPGLQSLQTYLDDNAPGLKATDVLHDFLAQMALDRLIDNGAKGLKKDAKARFTADELTSAIDWSWTGSYDSPGAPTNGADYVLGIAGRPVNGNTIGKINFAGAASYAPDPLAWTVDDAALYGGVGDELDNTAVYQASVPADDPTLTISTKYNIEKAWDFGVVQVSTDGGKTYQTVSSADTTSDHDPAAEGRIVDQLPGLTGLSDGYVDQSYDLSAYAGKDVLVSFRYLTDAASNGNNDDPSGWWIRDVKVGGTMITDGSTLDGAKSATEISAIPVDGWTLQAVGWSLDGKRVSYAEIPVADDGTAAVSAKQAKKLFKKADRIGFLVTADDPAETATKYANYSLVVNGVTQPGGAGSTVATTGSPLAAKKLPTSTRRAINGS, encoded by the coding sequence ATGACGAAGCTGCGTTTCTCTCCTCCAACCCGCAAACTCGCCGCCGCTGCGGCCGCCGGCGCCCTGGTGGCGACCGGACTGGCCGCGATCCCGGCGGCGACGGTCTCGGCCGACCCGCTGCCGCGGAAAACCGCGACCACCAGGCCGACCTCCGACGTGAAGGACATCGGTCCGGAACTGCGCAAGCAGCGCGACGTCAAGCTCAGCAAGGCCGAGCAGCGCAAGTTCGCCGCGGATGCACCGGCCGCCAGGTCGCAGCGTCGTTCGTCGGCGGCAGCCGAGACCGGGACCGGTGGCGTACCGGTCGGTGGTGAGAAGAACTGGATGATCTTGGACGACACCGCCGGCTATTCGGCCACCTCGTTCAAGCTCGCCGCGCTCGGCGACAACATCGAGGTCTGGGTGCAGACCGACCTCAACTACCCGTCCGGCGACTGCCGCAACGACGGCGTCCGCAATGTCGTCACCGACGAGCAGGCGCAGTATCTGGCCGACGAGTTCGACAACACGATGCTGCCCAAGGAGTCGGAGTTCTTCTCCACCGCACCGGCCCGGGACGGCAGCAAGCAGACCGACATCGGTTTCGGCGGACCGCTCTGGGACGTGATCGGTGGCGGCGATCCGAACTACTTCGTCGGGGACGGCAACAAGACCGTTGCATTGATCAGCAACGTCCGCGACGCCAACTACTACGAGCCGACCAGCCCGGACGGTGCGACCTACATCGCCGGCTTCTTCTCGCCGACCTTCAACGAGGCGTTCGATCGCAACGTGATGACGATCGACTCCTACGACTGGCTGCACCGGACCGGAGAAAACCCGCCGGACGAGACACCGGGTGGGCTGTGCTCGCCGAAGCAGGCGGCGCGTCCGTACAGCTATGAGGGAACCTTCGCCCATGAGTACCAGCACCTGCTGGAGTACTACCAGGACGGTGCGGAGAGCACCTGGCTGAACGAGGGGCTGTCGGACTACGCCCAGACCCTGGTCGGCTACGTCGACACCACCATCCCGTACGGGCAGACCGGCGCGGACAGTCACATCACTTGCTACCAAGGGTTCTACGGCTCGGCGGACTTCCCCTACTGTGGCGCGGAGAACTCGCTGAACCGTTGGGAGGACCAGGGCTCGCCCTCGATCCTGTCCGACTACGGGATGGCGTACGCGTTCGTCACCTACATCGAGAACCAGTTCGGTCGCGACGCGATCAGCTATCTGCACAAGAGCAAGGAGCCGGGACTGCAGTCCTTGCAGACCTACCTGGACGACAATGCGCCGGGGCTGAAGGCGACCGATGTGCTGCACGACTTCCTGGCCCAGATGGCTCTCGACCGCTTGATCGACAACGGCGCCAAAGGGTTGAAGAAGGACGCCAAGGCCCGGTTCACCGCCGACGAACTGACCTCGGCGATCGACTGGTCCTGGACCGGTTCCTACGATTCGCCCGGCGCGCCGACCAACGGCGCCGACTACGTGCTGGGGATCGCCGGTCGACCGGTGAACGGCAACACCATCGGCAAGATCAACTTCGCCGGCGCCGCCAGCTACGCTCCGGACCCGCTGGCCTGGACCGTGGACGACGCAGCGCTGTACGGCGGTGTCGGTGACGAGTTGGACAACACGGCGGTCTATCAGGCCTCGGTGCCCGCCGACGATCCGACCTTGACCATCTCGACCAAGTACAACATCGAGAAGGCCTGGGACTTCGGCGTCGTCCAGGTCTCCACCGATGGCGGCAAGACCTACCAGACCGTGTCCAGCGCTGACACCACCAGTGATCATGACCCGGCAGCCGAAGGACGGATCGTTGATCAACTTCCCGGATTGACCGGACTGTCCGACGGCTATGTCGACCAGAGCTACGACCTGTCGGCCTACGCCGGCAAGGATGTGCTGGTCTCCTTCCGTTACCTGACCGATGCCGCCAGCAACGGCAACAACGACGATCCGAGCGGCTGGTGGATCCGCGACGTCAAGGTCGGTGGGACCATGATCACCGACGGCAGCACCCTGGACGGCGCCAAGTCGGCGACCGAGATCTCCGCGATCCCGGTCGACGGCTGGACCCTGCAGGCCGTCGGCTGGAGTCTGGACGGCAAGCGGGTCAGCTACGCCGAGATCCCGGTCGCCGACGACGGCACCGCCGCCGTCTCGGCCAAGCAGGCCAAGAAGCTGTTCAAGAAGGCGGATCGGATCGGCTTCCTGGTCACCGCCGACGACCCGGCCGAGACCGCCACGAAGTATGCGAATTACTCGCTGGTCGTCAACGGTGTCACCCAACCGGGTGGTGCCGGCAGCACCGTGGCGACCACCGGTTCTCCGCTGGCCGCCAAGAAGCTCCCGACCTCGACCCGGCGCGCCATCAACGGCTCCTGA
- a CDS encoding C40 family peptidase: protein MSATGMRHTPRRASIGVTAPKTVFGASAKPRRALAPLAQQSARGRVAKASVGLATGAALVGGMMIGTTQHAAASELSNAPRLSKGDQSNSVERLQKELNARKGKNLPTTGYFGDQTAKRVNKLKSKHGLRTDGVAGRAVWKILLNDKNHVSGPSLSGKVSHKSAPKKRAVKASYSSNSSKGAKAVAYAKAQLGDPYSYGANGPGSFDCSGLTQAAWRSAGVSLPHNTNAQYSKARHISKSQLRPGDLVFFYSGMSHVGLYVGNGKVIHAPKPGSSVEYIKMSYMPYAGAARPA from the coding sequence ATGAGCGCCACCGGCATGCGGCACACCCCGCGCCGAGCGAGCATCGGCGTCACCGCGCCGAAAACAGTCTTCGGAGCCTCGGCCAAGCCCCGCAGGGCATTGGCACCGCTGGCCCAGCAGTCGGCGAGGGGCCGGGTCGCCAAGGCCTCGGTCGGCCTGGCCACCGGCGCCGCACTCGTCGGCGGCATGATGATCGGCACCACCCAGCATGCTGCGGCCTCCGAGCTCAGCAACGCGCCGCGACTGTCCAAGGGCGACCAGAGCAACTCGGTGGAGCGACTGCAGAAGGAGCTCAACGCTCGCAAGGGCAAGAACCTGCCGACCACCGGCTACTTCGGCGACCAGACCGCCAAGCGGGTCAACAAGCTGAAGAGCAAGCACGGTCTGCGTACCGACGGGGTGGCCGGCCGCGCTGTCTGGAAGATCCTGCTGAACGACAAGAACCACGTCTCCGGCCCGTCGCTGTCGGGCAAGGTCAGCCACAAGTCCGCGCCGAAGAAGCGCGCGGTGAAGGCGTCCTACTCCAGCAACTCCAGCAAGGGCGCCAAGGCCGTGGCCTACGCCAAGGCCCAGCTCGGCGATCCGTACTCCTACGGCGCCAACGGACCGGGTTCGTTCGACTGCTCCGGCCTGACCCAGGCAGCCTGGCGGTCGGCCGGTGTCAGCCTGCCGCACAACACCAACGCCCAGTACTCCAAGGCCCGGCACATCTCGAAGTCGCAGCTGCGGCCCGGCGACCTGGTCTTCTTCTACAGCGGGATGAGCCACGTCGGCCTGTACGTCGGCAACGGCAAGGTCATCCACGCCCCGAAGCCGGGCAGCTCGGTGGAATACATCAAGATGTCCTACATGCCGTACGCGGGAGCAGCCCGCCCGGCCTGA
- a CDS encoding GNAT family N-acetyltransferase: MPIRDATENDLEQIVQLIKELASYEKAEDQVRATVDGLRSALFCEHPKVFCLIAQTDDGEVVGLALYFYNFSTWEGVHGLYLEDLFVRPAFRGSGFGGALLRRLARIACDNGFARMEWVVLNWNAPAIAVYDRIGGKPLDEWTTYRLSGDELSTFAAG; this comes from the coding sequence ATGCCGATCCGGGACGCGACCGAAAATGATCTTGAGCAGATCGTTCAGCTGATCAAGGAGCTGGCGAGCTATGAGAAGGCCGAGGACCAGGTCCGGGCCACGGTCGACGGATTGCGGTCGGCATTGTTCTGCGAGCACCCGAAGGTGTTCTGCCTGATCGCCCAGACCGATGACGGCGAGGTCGTCGGGCTCGCTCTGTACTTCTACAACTTCTCCACCTGGGAAGGCGTCCACGGCCTCTATCTCGAGGACCTGTTCGTCCGGCCCGCCTTCCGCGGCAGCGGCTTCGGCGGCGCTCTGTTGCGCCGACTGGCCCGGATCGCCTGCGACAACGGCTTCGCCCGGATGGAATGGGTGGTGCTGAACTGGAACGCCCCAGCCATCGCGGTCTACGACCGGATCGGCGGCAAACCGCTGGACGAATGGACCACCTACCGCCTCTCCGGCGACGAGCTGTCCACCTTCGCCGCCGGCTGA
- a CDS encoding CGNR zinc finger domain-containing protein, translating into MDATVEPATVTGQIHFDSHVVVVTDVACRLVNALTAGFDGITPIDPIGNPAVVREVLERDDYHPRVTAVDARRLSELAHRVRTVFTATDSGNLSQAVATVNDLLEEFGARPRLDAASGGGWTLHFHSRDPGLVVGWGAGIAAGLALAIGSDLAGRLGVCSADPCDRVYVDGSRNSNKRFCSTRCQNRVKAAAHRARRPIV; encoded by the coding sequence ATGGACGCAACGGTAGAGCCGGCGACAGTGACTGGTCAAATACATTTCGACAGTCACGTGGTCGTCGTGACCGACGTCGCCTGCCGGTTGGTGAACGCGCTGACCGCCGGTTTCGACGGGATCACGCCGATCGATCCGATCGGCAACCCGGCCGTCGTCCGGGAGGTGCTGGAGCGCGACGACTACCACCCGCGGGTCACCGCCGTCGACGCGCGCCGGTTGTCCGAGCTGGCGCACCGGGTCCGTACCGTGTTCACCGCCACCGACTCCGGCAATCTGAGCCAAGCGGTAGCGACGGTGAACGATCTGCTGGAGGAGTTCGGGGCCCGGCCACGGCTGGACGCCGCCAGCGGTGGTGGCTGGACGTTGCACTTCCACTCCCGCGACCCGGGCCTGGTCGTCGGCTGGGGCGCCGGCATCGCGGCCGGCCTCGCGCTGGCGATCGGCTCCGATCTGGCCGGCCGCCTCGGGGTCTGTTCTGCCGACCCGTGCGATCGGGTCTACGTCGACGGCTCCCGCAACTCCAACAAACGGTTCTGTTCGACCCGTTGCCAGAACCGGGTCAAGGCCGCGGCGCACCGGGCCCGCCGGCCGATCGTCTGA
- a CDS encoding helix-turn-helix transcriptional regulator, translated as MPEVPVLVGRTGELDALIDAVLHPPAVALVEGEAGIGKTRLIHEAVRNPAVRDRVILLGSCHPLREPFPYGPVFDLLRQLGDDPAELIDRHPSNARGSALKPARTLNPVCGALRPYLPELAAMLPPAPEPLHDPRASRHRLFRAVRALLEAVGPTVMVVEDLHWSDDGTRDLLRFLVADPPPELSVVLSYRREDLAAPGLPLGSAYRSGPDVTAVLIPLYPLGLHEVRCLCAGIRGGGEVVGEFAAEVHRRTAGIPFVVEEVVRALPEPAAGAEQDPELAALAEMAVPALLQEASAEQMSRLSPAAVAAVRAASVLQTPSEEDVIAAVMQAPSVGAAASARAGAAGADPAAAIGEALDAHVLYEWDDRYGFRHALAQQAVYQSLPGQDRRRLHGQVVDVLQRRDPQPLRHLAHHARMAGRPALWRQYAEAAAAAAREMGDVALAVEVLEELLSDGRLGRDDRARIAVELSRDAVVGLSRTRVSGLLRSIVNDAQLPDGVRGEIRLNLGLLMSNQQGRYSEGRVDTELAVEELRDRPELAARGMAALAMPSWGDHPHHVYQRWIELAEESSDRAADPGVRIAVRANRLSLMMSAGDPDVWHQVDAMIEAAGPGAADGTTRQIARACCNFADTATVTGHYAEARRLREIGRRLAARCGASFFEGLVEGTSLRLDWYAGAWEGLADRARDTLDVVQGISGIAADAHLVLGFLASAAGEWDTAATELDAAGLADPANAPAPILAAAGGAKIRLLLARGAVDAARAEANRGIERIRRKAIWAWSGDLAPMAVRALVNGGQVGPAESFVAELADGIAGRDAPLAAAALHACRGIIAVARGQHTEAVAAFTDARAAYRDLDQPYMAARIEEAIYRCQLPAGDEEVAHGLLMLADRFAELGAVRDAARCRQALRSNRVTPPSRRGRRGYGDELSPREREVARMVATGHTNREIADVLYLSPRTVEQHVARVLRKLNVSSRSEVSLSDNDSLIPSAG; from the coding sequence ATGCCCGAAGTGCCCGTGTTGGTCGGGCGCACCGGGGAGCTCGACGCGTTGATCGACGCCGTTCTGCATCCGCCGGCCGTCGCGCTGGTCGAGGGTGAGGCCGGCATCGGCAAGACCAGGCTGATCCATGAGGCCGTTCGCAACCCGGCGGTACGAGACCGGGTGATCCTGCTCGGCAGTTGTCACCCGCTGCGCGAGCCCTTCCCGTACGGGCCGGTTTTCGATCTGCTCCGACAACTCGGCGATGATCCGGCGGAACTGATCGACCGTCACCCGTCGAATGCCCGGGGCTCTGCACTCAAACCGGCTCGCACCCTGAATCCCGTCTGTGGGGCGCTACGGCCCTATCTGCCCGAGTTGGCCGCCATGCTGCCGCCGGCCCCCGAACCGTTGCACGACCCACGCGCCAGCCGGCACCGGTTGTTCCGGGCCGTCCGAGCACTGCTGGAGGCTGTCGGGCCGACGGTGATGGTGGTCGAGGACCTGCATTGGTCCGACGACGGCACCCGGGACCTGCTCCGATTCCTGGTCGCCGATCCGCCGCCGGAGCTGTCGGTCGTGCTGAGCTATCGGCGAGAGGATCTGGCTGCCCCCGGACTGCCGTTGGGCAGCGCCTACCGCAGCGGTCCCGACGTGACCGCGGTGCTGATCCCGCTGTATCCGCTGGGACTGCACGAGGTGCGGTGCCTGTGCGCCGGGATCCGTGGCGGCGGCGAGGTCGTGGGTGAGTTCGCTGCCGAGGTGCATCGCCGGACTGCCGGCATCCCGTTCGTGGTCGAAGAGGTGGTCCGTGCGCTGCCCGAACCGGCTGCCGGCGCCGAGCAGGACCCGGAGCTGGCCGCGCTTGCCGAGATGGCGGTTCCGGCGTTGCTGCAGGAGGCGAGTGCGGAGCAGATGAGCAGGCTCTCGCCGGCCGCCGTCGCCGCGGTCCGCGCCGCGTCGGTGCTGCAGACGCCGTCGGAGGAGGACGTGATTGCGGCGGTGATGCAGGCCCCATCGGTCGGTGCAGCAGCGTCCGCGAGGGCCGGGGCCGCCGGAGCCGATCCGGCCGCCGCCATCGGCGAAGCGCTCGACGCCCATGTGCTCTACGAATGGGACGACCGGTACGGCTTCCGGCACGCGCTGGCCCAGCAGGCGGTCTACCAGAGCCTGCCCGGGCAGGACCGGCGTCGACTGCACGGCCAGGTGGTCGACGTGCTGCAACGACGCGACCCCCAGCCGCTGCGGCACCTGGCGCACCACGCCAGAATGGCCGGCCGGCCGGCGCTGTGGCGGCAGTACGCCGAGGCCGCCGCCGCGGCGGCCCGGGAGATGGGTGACGTCGCGCTGGCGGTCGAGGTGTTGGAGGAGTTGCTGTCCGACGGACGGCTCGGCCGCGACGACCGGGCCCGGATCGCGGTCGAGCTGAGCCGCGACGCCGTGGTCGGACTGTCCCGGACCCGGGTCAGCGGGCTGCTCCGGTCGATTGTCAACGACGCACAGCTGCCGGACGGGGTCCGCGGCGAGATCCGGCTCAATCTCGGCTTGCTGATGAGCAACCAGCAGGGCCGCTACTCCGAGGGCCGGGTGGACACCGAGTTGGCCGTTGAGGAGCTGCGGGACCGCCCCGAACTGGCGGCCCGGGGGATGGCGGCCTTGGCGATGCCGAGCTGGGGCGATCACCCGCATCACGTCTACCAGCGCTGGATCGAGCTGGCCGAGGAGTCCTCGGACCGGGCAGCCGACCCCGGTGTCCGGATCGCGGTCCGGGCCAACCGACTCTCCTTGATGATGTCTGCCGGCGATCCCGACGTCTGGCATCAGGTCGACGCGATGATCGAGGCGGCCGGACCGGGTGCGGCCGACGGCACCACCCGGCAGATCGCTCGCGCCTGCTGCAACTTCGCCGACACCGCGACCGTGACCGGGCACTACGCCGAGGCCCGCCGACTGCGGGAGATCGGTCGTCGGCTCGCCGCCCGCTGCGGGGCCAGCTTCTTCGAAGGACTGGTGGAGGGGACGTCGCTACGGCTGGACTGGTACGCCGGCGCATGGGAGGGGCTCGCCGACCGGGCCAGGGACACCCTGGACGTCGTCCAAGGCATCTCCGGGATCGCCGCCGACGCCCATCTGGTGCTGGGATTTCTCGCCTCGGCCGCCGGTGAATGGGACACGGCGGCCACCGAACTGGACGCCGCCGGGTTGGCGGACCCGGCCAACGCTCCCGCCCCGATCCTGGCAGCGGCCGGTGGAGCGAAGATCCGGCTGCTGCTGGCTCGCGGTGCGGTCGACGCCGCCCGGGCCGAGGCGAACCGGGGGATCGAACGGATCCGCCGCAAGGCGATCTGGGCCTGGTCCGGCGACCTGGCGCCGATGGCCGTCCGGGCCCTGGTCAACGGCGGCCAAGTCGGACCTGCCGAATCGTTCGTTGCCGAACTCGCCGACGGGATCGCCGGCCGGGACGCCCCGCTGGCGGCCGCTGCCCTGCACGCCTGCCGGGGCATCATCGCGGTCGCCCGCGGTCAGCACACCGAAGCGGTGGCGGCGTTCACCGATGCCCGGGCGGCCTATCGCGACCTGGATCAGCCCTACATGGCGGCCCGGATCGAGGAGGCGATCTACCGCTGCCAGCTTCCCGCCGGGGACGAGGAGGTGGCGCACGGTCTGCTGATGTTGGCCGACCGGTTCGCCGAACTGGGGGCGGTCCGCGACGCGGCCCGCTGCCGGCAGGCGCTGCGCAGCAACCGTGTCACCCCGCCGTCGCGGCGCGGCCGCCGCGGCTACGGCGACGAGCTGTCCCCGCGGGAACGGGAGGTGGCGCGGATGGTTGCCACCGGGCACACCAACCGGGAGATCGCCGACGTGCTCTACCTGTCGCCGCGGACCGTCGAACAACACGTCGCCCGGGTGCTCCGCAAGCTCAACGTCAGCTCCCGCAGCGAGGTCAGTCTCAGCGACAACGATTCCTTGATCCCCAGCGCGGGTTGA
- a CDS encoding class I SAM-dependent methyltransferase translates to MDRRDEEVRRGAAIYSRAVLAIYDLWVVRFSNTLVWRCPRRVISELYDGSIGRRHLDVGPGTGWYLAHAELPADGTVTLMDLNPNSLEHASARLAPPEPRHLIADVLQELPESAGPFDSIGANYLLHCLPGPWSDKGAAVEHLAARLTPDGVLFGSTILGRGVDHNLLGRRLMDLYNDRGIFHNTDDNVAGLRAVLDQHFAEVMIDIVGTVAVFRARRPR, encoded by the coding sequence ATGGATCGCAGGGACGAGGAAGTACGACGCGGCGCGGCGATCTACAGCCGGGCGGTGCTGGCGATCTACGACCTGTGGGTGGTCCGCTTCTCCAACACCTTGGTCTGGCGCTGTCCGCGCCGGGTGATCTCGGAGTTGTACGACGGGTCGATCGGTCGCCGGCATCTCGACGTCGGTCCCGGCACCGGCTGGTATCTCGCGCACGCCGAACTGCCCGCCGATGGCACGGTGACGTTGATGGACCTCAATCCCAACAGCCTGGAGCACGCGTCGGCTCGGCTGGCACCACCCGAGCCGCGGCACCTGATCGCTGACGTCCTGCAGGAACTACCGGAGTCTGCCGGTCCGTTCGACTCGATCGGGGCTAACTATCTGCTGCACTGTCTGCCGGGGCCCTGGTCGGACAAGGGCGCGGCGGTCGAACATCTCGCTGCCCGGCTCACTCCCGACGGAGTGCTGTTCGGCAGCACCATTCTCGGTCGCGGCGTGGACCACAACCTGCTCGGACGTCGACTGATGGACCTCTACAACGACCGCGGAATCTTCCACAACACCGACGACAATGTCGCCGGACTCCGCGCAGTCCTGGATCAGCACTTCGCCGAGGTCATGATCGACATCGTCGGAACGGTCGCGGTCTTCCGGGCCCGCCGTCCCCGTTGA
- the rplJ gene encoding 50S ribosomal protein L10, which produces MARPDKAAAVAELKNKFTSSNGAVLTEYRGLSVAELRDLRRSLGEDASYAVSKNTLTQIAAREAGIEDIDDKLVGPTAIAFIDGDPVTVAKGLRDFAKANPLLVIKGGVLDGRTIDAAEVNKLADLESRETLLAKMAGALKGSLSNAASLFNAPLSQAARVVAALEAKAQEDPSVIAGAGSAPAAEADSAPEATQADAAPAAEDTPAADAAEEN; this is translated from the coding sequence ATGGCGAGGCCGGACAAGGCAGCCGCCGTCGCAGAGCTGAAGAACAAGTTCACCAGCTCCAACGGCGCCGTGCTGACCGAGTACCGCGGTCTCAGCGTTGCCGAGTTGCGCGATCTGCGCCGCTCGCTCGGTGAGGACGCCAGCTACGCCGTGTCGAAGAACACCCTGACCCAGATCGCTGCCCGTGAAGCGGGCATCGAGGACATCGACGACAAGCTCGTCGGTCCGACCGCGATCGCCTTCATCGACGGTGACCCGGTCACCGTCGCCAAGGGTCTGAGGGACTTCGCCAAGGCCAACCCGCTTCTGGTGATCAAGGGCGGCGTCCTCGATGGCAGGACCATCGATGCCGCTGAGGTGAACAAGCTGGCCGATCTCGAGTCCCGGGAGACGCTGCTGGCCAAGATGGCGGGTGCGCTCAAGGGCTCGCTCTCCAACGCGGCAAGCCTGTTCAACGCGCCGCTCTCCCAGGCCGCCCGTGTCGTGGCAGCCCTGGAGGCCAAGGCCCAGGAGGATCCCTCCGTCATCGCCGGTGCCGGTTCGGCACCCGCCGCGGAGGCCGACTCGGCGCCAGAAGCAACGCAAGCTGATGCAGCACCTGCTGCGGAAGACACCCCAGCAGCCGACGCTGCAGAAGAGAACTAA